The Anomaloglossus baeobatrachus isolate aAnoBae1 chromosome 7, aAnoBae1.hap1, whole genome shotgun sequence sequence cctggagtgatcatgtgcggctgtattcactgctccccgcgcgtcatcatcagcgcggggagcagtgaatcagtgagtgtacagtactcactgttccctgcagcatcgctcgtccttccgtctgtgtcagcggcagcgccgctgattggagccgtccccattaccctgctggatcgcgatcatctcctgtgtttgtgccggcagctgagtggagactagcggccgcacagcgatgacgtcatcgctgtgcgcacgtgtccacacgcagcggccgggacactggcacagacacaggagatgatcgcgatccagcagggtaatggggacggctccaatcagcggcgctgccgctgacacagacggaaggacgagcgatgttgcagggagtgaggtaaagtgaggtgagtatgaacgtttattttttttatgtgccacaggatgcggccatacaccaggatgggggcatattatgagccggatgggggcatattatgagccggatgggggcatattatgagccggatgggggcatattatgagccggatgggggcatattatgagccggatgggggcatattatgagccggatgggggcatattatgagcaggatgggggcatatgatgagccggatgggggcatatgatgagccggatgggggcatatgatgagccggatgggggcatatgatgagccggatgggggcatattatgagccggatgggggcatattatgagccggatgggggcatatgatgagccagatgggggcatatgatgagccagatgggggcatattatgagcaggatgggggcatattatgagtcggatgggggcatattatgagccggatgggggcatattatgagcaggatgggggcatattatgagccggatgggggcatattatgagccggatgggggcatattatgagcaggatgggggcatattatgagccggatgggggcatattatgagccggatgggggcatattatgagcaggatgggggcatatgatgagccggatgggggcatatgatgagccagatgggggcatattatgagccagatgggggcatattatgagccggatgggggcatattatgagccggatgggggcatattatgagccggatgggggcatattatgagccggatgggggcatatgatgagccagatgggggcatatgatgagccagatgggggcatatgatgagccagatgggggcatattatgagccggatgggggcatattatgagccggatggggcatattatgagccggatgggggcatattatgagcaggatgggggcatattatgagccggatggggccatatgccatgatgggttatatagcaggatgcggccacatgccagtatatagcaggatgcggccatatggcaggattacggtgtatagcggatgagggacatatactgtatataccaggcagggaggatcattaccaggatgcggcaccttagtagagaatttggggacattacccccataacagtgtcagcagcagatcctcgccccatgacagtgtgtcatgaccacattttttgcttaaaattttattttcctattttcctcctctaaaaccagggtgcgtcttatagtccggtgcgtcttatagtccgaaaaatacggtatatattttaagaaacttagactgtcagcccagccgacacatgaaaaacttaaatactactgtccctgctgtcctctgtagctcacttgtcgtcatcttcatcatcatcttcttctttgttcctattcataatctgaaaaacaagctttcctgctttattgggtcccaaccgatttctcaatttagaatgaatgagtccaaaggaagagaatattctttcaacgcctgcagaagaagctactgctgttaaaagtgaaatcattacttgaacagtctctaaatccaagcgcttaagtgacttccaccagtttactggtgtgaccttccttaaaatatcttcagcaaacatatatttcttgaatggttcccccttagctctgaagtttattatagttggcattaaagatggatgattgctggatacccatgtcatagctaactcctcttcctcagcacttaggttttgaccctgatattggatattgacaatatttgccaaaaaatgagctggagtcagtgcttgtcccattcgtttgtttactgcttgtaatttaattctgtccatgtgtagttctgtttttaagtgttcactcagttccttccaaatttcaacagcatccgcaataaaacagctatttttctgtattttgtttaaagcttgagagatgggtttcaggaagctcagcatatgttcaacatttctcttaagcccaatgttgaggattttggccgtgacagtgccatttattatatctcgattttcttcacaaagtgtcatcagaataggccagtttttgatatactgctcaaaacagtccaccacagagttccatctaacatcttgtgggagcgttagcttggttccacccatccttttcagagctgctgcagcaaaatgattattacggaagtatttagcaatttcaacaacattagcctttatttctggaacacttaagtcttttactaagaggtgcagcaaatgagcactgcaaacatatgttattagcagctttgtattccctccctgctcttctaaatctcttctcctcttggatacgtttgcagcattgtcagtgaccaaactgcgtactagacatttgaatttttgttcacatgtcgttatagcttttactgccacttcttgtaagtattctgctgtgtgtgcatttcctgacgtatcagttgtttgagcaaggaagactttaccttcttctgttgttatacaagcacatacaataggatcattgtggacattactccacccatcaatacttaggttaacaattttaccctccagagctgttgcacattgctccatttctctgtcatacacttgatccagcagtttccctgcaatatcagctctgctgggtggactgtatcctggtctcagtgactgaaccatattaatgaaatgtgggttctcagtcagacggaaagaagagttcgttgcataaataaactgggcaattttttcatcaatcaactctttttctaatctgctagatcttatcacaaacctatctatggtggttccaggaggtaaaggttttttcttccttttgggtgatggtgatatgtggctgtgggtgtctgatgataatgctgctgctaatgaagcactatcctagatggataactctgaaactgtagaacaggatgatggtgatcttggaggtggatagtttccagaatccatgaattcccctaaacaaaaaaaagtcaatgctgttattttattgtttattgtacaatttctgcttattgtacacaacacatcactggccctgccccaaaaggaatatttgtttttcttcataactgtaccaaatgacagtaacatgcagtaataataagaaatataatttttctcacacatgacagttcagtctttagaaataggattcaatgaaaatgcttaccaacctgaagatcctgcctgttcagaagtgtgtctttggtcatcttcatcaccgcacttctcatgatgttgcctcattcgcgccaccaggccttgcatctcttagttgcatcgtttgcattttacacgcatgcctgccttaccgataggcgaaggagcttcattaaaatattcccaaactgggtctcttttacggcctgttgccattataaggaaagaatgtaataaacctcagatcgtacacacaaacagatccagacttgtctgtctgtggctatgttgcagtattgtgctcaaagtttcactttcattttcttgtctgcttgcccttcctcctcctcctcacacttaagctgggtttacacactgcaacatctcaaacgacatcgctgtaacgtcaccggttttgtggcgcaatagcgatgttgtttgcgatgttgcagtgtgtgaaacctatcagcgacccggtccctgctgtgaagttgtaatcgttacaaatcgttcaggaccattcctaggtcctttgtttcccgctgtgcagcatgcatcgctggaaagtttcagtgtgtgaaagactttgcagagactttgttagcaacttccctttcaaaaggctgcttatcaacgtccccaacaaccagctaggtcgctctgcaggtccggatcgctgttgagttgttggccaggtttgcctgtttgacagctcaccagcgacttagcagagacttagggaggtcgctgttacgtca is a genomic window containing:
- the CFAP410 gene encoding uncharacterized protein CFAP410 isoform X1 yields the protein MVQSLRPGYSPPSRADIAGKLLDQVYDREMEQCATALEGKIVNLSIDGWSNVHNDPIVCACITTEEGKVFLAQTTDTSGNAHTAEYLQEVAVKAITTCEQKFKCLVRSLVTDNAANVSKRRRDLEEQGGNTKLLITYVCSAHLLHLLVKDLSVPEIKANVVEIAKYFRNNHFAAAALKRMGGTKLTLPQDVRWNSVVDCFEQYIKNWPILMTLCEENRDIINGTVTAKILNIGLKRNVEHMLSFLKPISQALNKIQKNSCFIADAVEIWKELSEHLKTELHMDRIKLQAVNKRMGQALTPAHFLANIVNIQYQGQNLSAEEEELAMTWVSSNHPSLMPTIINFRAKGEPFKKYMFAEDILRKVTPVNWWKSLKRLDLETVQVMISLLTAVASSAGVERIFSSFGLIHSKLRNRLGPNKAGKLVFQIMNRNKEEDDDEDDDK